The proteins below come from a single Miscanthus floridulus cultivar M001 chromosome 1, ASM1932011v1, whole genome shotgun sequence genomic window:
- the LOC136469359 gene encoding uncharacterized protein, whose amino-acid sequence MALRAVELRRILLPRIGGGEAALPPLTWRSRPASTSAPADDELAGKSAYEVLGVGETSSSAEIKASFHRLAKETHPDVAAAAGSRRFLQILAAYEILSDSQRRAHYDSYLRSKRRVVQKHPRPSQFVYPSGSGSGIVVPRESNVVEWLKWYRLTIDDIVTKKRVATGSGYFDRLESELYTAIHAAYYGPDVDSMDVLPDCFEAEERSVYETSELLHLVSGRDLFGIVSVADSVKELSDVSREKLAPSGFRSSEFTPNVSRNVNKDSISMNPVDMNKQEMWHENDIPSSDAFKDIELRIFGKLVATATRSPKCDCIDKSDVEDHIHVYLVPNADLSDLTQGNLLLGTITGLATTGQEGSCFVYDGHGIKTHVIMKHRTLMVKHMHWYQVGDKVSPCECRCSRARLPPSRYWLFEPRCYMHDTGGWYIETFGRDKKGRTIPSQRQWDGFNEHSEKRLHPAMYLAALAYRSLDLEDAGRRQWNVTSFLQLPLSHIRQMFKKIINGEKGLT is encoded by the exons ATGGCGCTTCGCGCCGTGGAGCTCCGGCGAATCCTCCTCCCGCGcatcggcggcggcgaggcggctcTTCCTCCTCTCACGTGGCGCAGCCGGCCGGCGAGCACCTCCGCCCCGGCGGACGACGAGCTCGCGGGGAAGAGCGCCTACGAGGTTCTCGGGGTTGGGGAGACCAGTTCCAGCGCCGAGATCAAGGCCTCCTTCCATCGCCTAGCCAAAGAGACCCACCCAGACGTCGCCGCGGCTGCTGGTTCCCGACGGTTCCTTCAGATCCTCGCCGCCTACGAG ATTTTGTCAGATTCACAGAGAAGGGCTCATTATGATAGCTACCTGCGATCGAAGAGGCGAGTTGTGCAGAAACATCCCAGGCCATCTCAGTTCGTGTACCCAAGTGGTTCAGGCTCAGGCATTGTGGTACCTCGAGAGAGCAATGTCGTTGAATGGCTGAAATGGTACAGGCTTACCATTGATGACATAGTTACCAAGAAGAGGGTTGCCACTGGCTCTGGTTATTTTGATAGGCTCGAAAGCGAACTGTACACAGCAATCCATGCTGCATACTATGGCCCTGATGTCGACTCCATGGATGTCCTTCCTGATTGCTTTGAAGCTGAGGAGAGGTCCGTCTATGAAACCTCTGAGCTATTACACCTTGTATCAGGTCGTGATCTATTTGGTATTGTTAGTGTAGCTGATAGTGTCAAAGAGCTGTCAGACGTTTCTCGTGAAAAACTAGCGCCCTCTGGTTTTAGATCTTCTGAATTTACTCCAAATGTTTCAAGAAATGTGAATAAGGATTCAATATCTATGAATCCTGTTGATATGAACAAGCAAGAGATGTGGCATGAAAATGATATTCCTTCATCAGATGCCTTCAAGGATATTGAGTTGCGGATATTTGGGAAATTAGTTGCTACTGCGACTAGGAGCCCCAAATGCGATTGCATTGACAAATCGGATGTGGAAGATCACATTCatgtgtatcttgttccaaacgCAGATCTATCTGATTTAACACAAGGGAATCTTCTCCTGGGCACAATTACTGGGTTAGCCACCACTGGTCAGGAAGGATCTTGCTTTGTCTATGATGGTCACGGCATAAAGACACATGTCATAATGAAGCACCGGACATTGATG GTTAAACACATGCACTGGTATCAGGTTGGAGATAAAGTTTCACCGTGTGAGTGTCGATGTAGTAGGGCTCGGTTGCCACCTAGCAG GTATTGGCTTTTTGAGCCTCGTTGTTACATGCATGATACTGGTGGATGGTATATCGAAACATTTGGGAGAGACAAGAAAGGGAGGACAATTCCATCTCAAAGACAGTGGGATGGTTTCAATGAACATTCTGAAAA GAGATTGCATCCAGCAATGTATCTTGCTGCTCTGGCTTACAGATCTTTGGATCTTGAAGATGCTGGAAGAAGACAATGGAATGTGACTAGTTTCCTGCAATTGCCCTTATCTCATATTCGTCagatgttcaaaaaaatcattaaTGGGGAGAAGGGGTTGACATGA
- the LOC136476761 gene encoding probable prolyl 4-hydroxylase 9, which yields MKGGGAIRAAGGGAGGAGLMRTRLRLPVVLLSCSLFFLAGFFGSLLFTQDPEEVDMPVPRERLLETAWPEMAYGESGEAAPSLIPYQILSWQPRALYFPQFATSEQCENIVKTAKERLKPSTLALRKGETAESTKGIRTSSGTFLSANEDPTRTLAEIEKKIARATMLPRNHGEPFNVLRYNIGQRYASHYDAFDPIQYGPQKSQRVASFLLYLTDVEEGGETMFPYENGKNMDIGYDYEKCIGLKVKPRKGDGLLFYSLMINGTIDRTSLHGSCPVIKGEKWVATKWIRDNIV from the exons ATGAAGGGAGGTGGCGCCATCAGGGCCGCCGGCGGAGGTGCCGGCGGCGCGGGTCTGATGCGAACGCGACTGCGGCTTCCCGTCGTGCTCCTCTCctgctccctcttcttcctcgccggCTTCTTCGGCTCGCTGCTCTTCACCCAG GATCCGGAGGAGGTGGACATGCCGGTGCCGAGGGAGCGGCTGCTGGAGACGGCGTGGCCTGAGATGGCATACGGCGAGTCCGGCGAGGCTGCGCCGTCGTTAATCCCATACCAG ATTTTGAGTTGGCAGCCTCGTGCTTTGTACTTTCCACAATTTGCGACATCAGAACAGTGTGAAAATATAGTAAAAACTGCAAAGGAGAGACTGAAGCCATCAACATTAGCCCTGAGGAAAGGAGAAACCGCGGAGAGTACAAAAGGAATCAGGACAAG TTCAGGAACATTCCTCAGTGCTAATGAAGACCCAACTAGAACCCTTGCAGAAATCGAGAAGAAGATTGCAAGGGCTACCATGTTACCCCGAAATCATGGGGAG CCATTTAATGTCCTGCGGTATAATATTGGACAAAGGTATGCTTCACATTATGACGCATTTGACCCAATCCAGTATGGTCCACAAAAAAGTCAAAGG GTGGCATCTTTCTTGCTTTATCTCACGGATGTCGAAGAAGGGGGAGAAACTATGTTCCCATACGAG AATGGTAAGAATATGGATATAGGCTATGACTATGAGAAGTGCATTGGCCTAAAGGTAAAGCCAAGGAAGGGTGATGGACTCTTGTTTTACTCCCTTATGATAAATGGAACCATTGACCGG ACTTCACTTCATGGTAGCTGCCCCGTCATCAAGGGCGAGAAATGGGTCGCCACAAAATGGATCAGAGACAATATAGTTTAG
- the LOC136476766 gene encoding casein kinase II subunit alpha-2-like codes for MIGAPPWNRLPTGIAKPAAAAAVVVAALASSFLALPRPRAAAPPPVGSRPLMSKARVYTDVNVLRPKEYWDYEALTVQWGEQDDYEVVRKVGRGKYSEVFEGINVNNNEKCIIKILKPVKKKKIKREIKILQNLCGGPNIVKLLDIVRDQHSKTPSLIFEFVNNTDFKVLYPTLTDYDIRYYIYELLKALDYCHSQGIMHRDVKPHNVMIDHELRKLRLIDWGLAEFYHPGKEYNVRVASRYFKGPELLVDLQDYDYSLDMWSLGCMFAGMIFRKEPFFYGHDNHDQLVKIAKVLGTDGLNAYLNKYHIELDPQLEALVGRHSRKPWAKFINADNQHLVSPEAIDFLDKLLRYDHQDRLTAREAMAHPYFLQVRAVENSRSRPQ; via the exons ATGATCGGTGCGCCCCCTTGGAACCGCCTGCCTACCGGCATCGCCAAGCCCGCCGCCGCGGCTGCCGTCGTCGTAGCGGCGCTCGCGTCCTCCTTCCTCGCCCTCCCTCGTCCACGCGCCGCCGCCCCGCCCCCCGTGGGATCCAGGCCCCTCATGTCGAAGGCGAGGGTCTACACCGACGTCAACGTCCTGCGCCCCAAGGAGTACTGGGACTACGAGGCGCTCACCGTCCAATGGGG TGAgcaggatgactatgaagtcGTCAGGAAAGTTGGAAGAGGTAAATATAGTGAGGTCTTTGAAGGCATCAATGTTAACAATAATGAGAAATGCATCATTAAGATCCTTAAGCCAGTCAAGAAAAAGAAG ATCAAAAGGGAGATCAAAATACTTCAGAATCTCTGTGGAGGTCCAAACATTGTGAAGTTGCTTGATATTGTCAGAGATCAGCATTCAAAGACTCCTAGTTTGATATTTGAATTTGTCAACAACACGGACTTCAAAGTTTTGTACCCCACATTGACGGATTATGACATCCGCTACTACATATATGAACTACTCAAG GCTCTAGATTACTGCCATTCTCAAGGTATCATGCATCGAGATGTCAAGCCCCATAATGTAATGATAGATCACGAGCTTCGGAAACTTCGCTTGATAGACTGGGGCTTAGCTGAGTTCTACCATCCAGGCAAGGAATACAATGTCCGTGTTGCATCGAG GTATTTCAAGGGTCCTGAACTCCTTGTTGATTTACAAGACTATGATTATTCTTTGGACATGTGGAGTCTTGGTTGCATGTTTGCTGGAATG ATATTTCGCAAGGAACCATTCTTTTATGGCCATGACAACCATGACCAACTTGTGAAGATTGCAAAG GTCCTTGGAACAGATGGGCTGAATGCTTATCTGAACAAGTATCACATTGAGCTGGACCCTCAACTTGAAGCTCTTGTTGGAAG GCATAGTAGAAAACCCTGGGCGAAGTTCATCAATGCTGATAACCAACATCTAGTATCGCCTGAG GCCATTGATTTTCTCGATAAGCTTCTGCGCTATGATCACCAAGATAGGCTTACTGCACGTGAAGCTATG GCACATCCCTACTTCCTCCAAGTCAGAGCTGTGGAGAACAGTAGGTCGAGACCACAATAA
- the LOC136476774 gene encoding uncharacterized protein isoform X1, which produces MLSGLPSLLTVVGRDRVTSTTLTMPMEQAFRHCDKDTLKMAMLKHEETFRQQVHELHRLYRIQKLLMRDLKREFKSQRNLSTSPNGSCTEYNIGALGMCAYEHRYAARGRGGHVAAATPTPRTTLSLDVVAPVVEYVRSTEEEEDDEAEETDDDAELELTLAVGGGGAKKRYGEYPSGGESLSSSSTESDVLTVSGREWRQARGTPYHKRRQATELDVVQVEDGVGVLPPPPLLFHWLSLKMA; this is translated from the exons ATGCTTTCAGGCTTACCTAGCCTTCTCACTGTA GTTGGAAGAGATAGAGTGACAAGCACTACTCTCACAATGCCCATGGAGCAAGCATTCAGGCACTGCGATAAAGACACGCTGAAGATGGCCATGCTGAAACATGAAGAGACTTTCAGACAGCAA GTTCACGAGCTGCATCGCTTATACAGGATTCAGAAGCTTCTGATGCGAGACCTCAAACGGGAGTTCAAGAGCCAGAGGAACCTGTCCACCTCGCCGAACGGCAGCTGCACCGAGTACAACATAGGAGCTCTCGGCATGTGTGCCTATGAGCACCGCTACGCCGCTCGCGGCCGCGGCGGACACGTCGCAGCAGCGACGCCGACGCCGCGCACCACTCTCAGCCTCGACGTCGTGGCGCCAGTCGTCGAGTACGTGCGGagcacggaggaggaggaggacgacgaagcGGAGGAAACCGACGACGACGCGGAGCTGGAGCTCACGCTCGCCGTGGGTGGGGGCGGGGCCAAGAAGAGGTACGGCGAGTACCCGTCCGGTGGGGAGAGCCTCTCGTCGTCGTCCACGGAGTCCGACGTGCTCACCGTCTCCGGCCGTGAGTGGCGCCAGGCGCGCGGCACGCCGTATCACAAGAGGAGGCAGGCGACCGAGCTGGACGTGGTGCAGGTGGAGGACGGCGTCGgggtgctgccgccgccgccgctgctgttcCACTGGCTCAGCCTCAAGATGGCATGA
- the LOC136476774 gene encoding uncharacterized protein isoform X2 — translation MPMEQAFRHCDKDTLKMAMLKHEETFRQQVHELHRLYRIQKLLMRDLKREFKSQRNLSTSPNGSCTEYNIGALGMCAYEHRYAARGRGGHVAAATPTPRTTLSLDVVAPVVEYVRSTEEEEDDEAEETDDDAELELTLAVGGGGAKKRYGEYPSGGESLSSSSTESDVLTVSGREWRQARGTPYHKRRQATELDVVQVEDGVGVLPPPPLLFHWLSLKMA, via the exons ATGCCCATGGAGCAAGCATTCAGGCACTGCGATAAAGACACGCTGAAGATGGCCATGCTGAAACATGAAGAGACTTTCAGACAGCAA GTTCACGAGCTGCATCGCTTATACAGGATTCAGAAGCTTCTGATGCGAGACCTCAAACGGGAGTTCAAGAGCCAGAGGAACCTGTCCACCTCGCCGAACGGCAGCTGCACCGAGTACAACATAGGAGCTCTCGGCATGTGTGCCTATGAGCACCGCTACGCCGCTCGCGGCCGCGGCGGACACGTCGCAGCAGCGACGCCGACGCCGCGCACCACTCTCAGCCTCGACGTCGTGGCGCCAGTCGTCGAGTACGTGCGGagcacggaggaggaggaggacgacgaagcGGAGGAAACCGACGACGACGCGGAGCTGGAGCTCACGCTCGCCGTGGGTGGGGGCGGGGCCAAGAAGAGGTACGGCGAGTACCCGTCCGGTGGGGAGAGCCTCTCGTCGTCGTCCACGGAGTCCGACGTGCTCACCGTCTCCGGCCGTGAGTGGCGCCAGGCGCGCGGCACGCCGTATCACAAGAGGAGGCAGGCGACCGAGCTGGACGTGGTGCAGGTGGAGGACGGCGTCGgggtgctgccgccgccgccgctgctgttcCACTGGCTCAGCCTCAAGATGGCATGA